From one Pyxidicoccus sp. MSG2 genomic stretch:
- a CDS encoding type IV secretory system conjugative DNA transfer family protein: MSNKDASVDGPPDSASPLTTGLLLALVSIGLLETAVQASPASSLSSNPFLSLPHRLFSFALPYYVPLRAWAIAHPVGGLLLCVVLLGLGLVLYRSYLLLWYNRVLPILTGLQLVPDATRFETLSYDLIEEIRRRPPSHKFVGLTPHRRRFRAVEWHPVYISDVEQTMHRHVLGETGSGKTASVIWPSVLQDLLDGFGVLVISAKGSDEEIVEVKALAAIANRVPELRVFALPAWNDSNIWSHRYNMVWVRPRRVKPGAPTTPSVVLEPGDDPVPVAQRVISVLTLGDNVFYNVQAEIMWTNLCRLLHGMVDADGNGLVFTMRDLAVCLKGIGNTGAYAAALTFCLSRSLDKEAAREISAQIQNLGRDVQKCMSGLIGAADKFRSPLVNAYAPDFTFEDLLEKNQVLYAQLPSNLFPIQAPALGKVLLMDLQQQGSLRQVHRTTRNQQYFGAHVDEFYTFAEMRVVDSLNKLRDAKVRFLLAHQSIADLELVSKEFASAVWDNTLWKDVLRQSNPALCEQIAKSVGTHQVHQSTVRRQQGALWTSLLTGDASVKLVETFRLHPNEIKNLAPRGQGWCVSKQGPIPVNYARLPPLQADFPLQRRVQAGTPGLRLEEKFLKAPPFDA, encoded by the coding sequence ATGAGCAACAAGGACGCTTCCGTCGACGGTCCTCCGGATTCCGCCAGTCCCCTCACCACGGGCCTGCTGCTGGCTCTCGTCTCAATTGGCCTCCTCGAGACGGCCGTCCAGGCCTCTCCCGCGTCCTCCCTCTCCTCCAATCCCTTCCTCTCCCTTCCCCACCGCCTTTTTTCCTTCGCACTGCCGTACTACGTCCCGCTTCGCGCCTGGGCCATCGCGCACCCTGTCGGAGGACTCCTTCTCTGTGTCGTCCTCCTCGGGCTCGGCCTCGTCCTGTACCGGTCCTATCTGCTCCTCTGGTACAACCGCGTCCTTCCCATCCTCACCGGGCTGCAGCTCGTCCCCGACGCCACCCGGTTTGAAACGCTCTCCTATGACCTCATCGAGGAGATTCGCAGGCGTCCTCCGAGCCATAAGTTCGTCGGCTTGACGCCGCACCGCCGTCGCTTCCGCGCCGTCGAGTGGCACCCTGTCTACATCTCCGACGTCGAGCAGACGATGCACCGTCACGTCCTCGGTGAGACAGGCAGCGGAAAGACGGCCTCCGTCATCTGGCCCTCCGTCCTGCAGGACCTCTTGGACGGCTTCGGCGTCCTCGTCATTTCCGCGAAGGGCTCCGACGAGGAGATTGTGGAGGTGAAGGCCCTCGCCGCCATCGCCAACCGCGTTCCAGAGCTCCGCGTCTTCGCCCTTCCGGCGTGGAACGACTCCAACATCTGGAGTCACCGCTACAACATGGTCTGGGTACGTCCGCGGCGCGTGAAACCGGGCGCTCCCACCACGCCTTCCGTTGTGCTGGAGCCTGGCGACGACCCGGTGCCCGTCGCCCAGAGAGTCATCTCCGTCCTCACGCTGGGGGACAACGTCTTCTACAACGTCCAGGCCGAAATCATGTGGACCAACCTCTGCCGGTTGCTCCACGGCATGGTGGACGCCGACGGCAATGGCCTTGTCTTCACCATGCGGGACTTGGCCGTGTGCCTCAAGGGCATCGGCAACACGGGCGCCTACGCCGCGGCTCTCACCTTCTGCCTCAGTCGCTCCCTCGACAAAGAGGCAGCGCGCGAAATCTCCGCCCAAATCCAGAACCTGGGCAGGGACGTGCAGAAGTGCATGTCCGGCCTCATCGGCGCAGCCGACAAGTTCCGCTCTCCTCTCGTCAACGCATACGCCCCCGACTTCACCTTCGAGGACCTCCTCGAGAAGAACCAGGTGCTGTACGCGCAGCTGCCCTCCAACCTCTTCCCCATCCAGGCCCCAGCCCTGGGAAAGGTCCTCCTCATGGACCTGCAGCAGCAGGGCTCCCTGCGCCAGGTGCACCGGACGACGCGCAACCAGCAGTACTTCGGCGCCCACGTCGACGAGTTCTATACCTTCGCTGAAATGCGCGTCGTCGACAGCCTCAACAAGCTGCGCGACGCTAAGGTGCGCTTCCTCCTCGCGCACCAGTCCATCGCTGACCTGGAGCTCGTCTCCAAGGAATTCGCCTCCGCCGTCTGGGACAACACCCTGTGGAAGGACGTCCTCCGGCAGTCCAACCCTGCCCTTTGCGAGCAAATTGCCAAGTCCGTCGGCACCCACCAGGTGCACCAGTCCACCGTTCGTCGCCAACAGGGGGCCCTCTGGACATCGCTCCTCACCGGGGATGCCTCCGTGAAGCTCGTCGAGACGTTTCGCCTCCACCCCAACGAAATCAAAAATCTCGCTCCACGAGGGCAGGGGTGGTGCGTCAGCAAGCAGGGCCCCATTCCCGTCAACTACGCCCGTCTTCCTCCTCTGCAAGCTGACTTCCCTCTTCAGCGCCGTGTGCAGGCCGGCACTCCGGGCTTGCGCCTCGAGGAAAAGTTTCTGAAAGCGCCTCCCTTCGACGCGTAA